From the genome of Candidatus Electrothrix communis, one region includes:
- a CDS encoding purine-nucleoside phosphorylase — MIDSNAHKEQVEEAVAFLQSRLPIIPEILIQLGTGLGNLVEAMESSISIPYEDIPGFPHSTVISHAGNLVCGTLAGKPCAILQGRFHYYEGYSAREVGFPIRVLSLLGVQTAIITNASGGLNTSWPAGTIMTFKDHINQLPDNPLRGPNIDAWGPRFPDLSEPYDPALRELARQAASKLEFTEVTEGTYVCIPGPSLETPAETRMLKQCGADAVGMSSVPEIITALHGGLRVLGLSVVANVNDPDNFIPILLDDIVEAANQAEPILQKMILEIVQEL, encoded by the coding sequence ATGATTGATAGCAACGCACATAAAGAGCAGGTCGAAGAGGCAGTTGCCTTTCTCCAATCCCGTCTCCCGATCATACCGGAAATTTTGATCCAGTTAGGCACCGGCCTGGGCAACCTGGTCGAGGCGATGGAAAGCAGCATCTCTATTCCTTACGAGGATATCCCCGGATTTCCCCATTCCACCGTGATCAGCCATGCCGGTAATCTGGTATGTGGTACCTTGGCCGGAAAGCCCTGCGCGATTCTCCAGGGGCGATTTCATTATTACGAGGGCTATTCTGCCCGTGAGGTCGGATTTCCGATCCGGGTACTGTCCCTGCTTGGTGTGCAGACCGCCATTATCACCAATGCCTCGGGCGGCCTGAACACGTCCTGGCCGGCCGGCACCATTATGACCTTCAAAGATCATATCAACCAGCTGCCGGATAATCCTTTGCGCGGCCCTAATATAGATGCATGGGGACCACGTTTCCCGGATCTGTCTGAACCCTATGACCCGGCCCTGCGCGAGCTGGCTCGGCAAGCAGCCAGTAAGCTCGAATTTACAGAAGTCACTGAGGGCACCTATGTCTGCATTCCCGGTCCCAGTCTGGAAACTCCGGCAGAGACCCGGATGCTCAAACAATGCGGAGCTGATGCTGTGGGCATGTCCTCGGTGCCGGAGATTATCACGGCCCTGCACGGCGGGCTGCGGGTGTTGGGCCTGTCCGTGGTGGCTAATGTCAATGATCCGGATAATTTTATCCCCATTCTGCTGGATGATATTGTTGAGGCGGCCAATCAGGCAGAACCGATACTGCAAAAAATGATCCTTGAAATCGTACAGGAGCTGTAA
- a CDS encoding amidohydrolase: MHQDMSQDKTREINLILSGRYLVANSREVQEQEDISVAVAKDRIVEIGPKLAKKYPQAECIAHPHGLIMPGLINTHTHAAMSCFRGLADDLPLMEWLQEHIFPREAQLNSEIVYQATLLSICEMIKSGTTSFNDMYLFAKDVARAADQSGMRAWLGEVLYDFPSPNYGALESGFTYTEELFELYAENELITVTVNPHSVYTCSPALLERLEAQAEEKDALYHIHLAENQDEVNTCMERYGCSPVRHLENLGLLNERVVAAHGVMVTEEEMDLLAERKVKLAHCPESNMKLASGIAPVPAMLEKGLIIGLGTDGSASNNNVDLFGEMNSAAKMHKVARMDPTVMNAAATLHAATQGGAALLGAETEIGSIAVGKKADLIMLDMDQPHLTPVYNPISHLVYAAGGGDVIHSIINGQVVMRDRKLMTLDETAIIREMQRIGEVVRKMA, encoded by the coding sequence ATGCATCAGGATATGAGTCAGGACAAGACAAGGGAGATTAACCTCATCCTTTCCGGTCGCTATTTGGTTGCGAACAGTCGGGAGGTACAGGAGCAGGAAGATATTTCGGTTGCTGTTGCCAAAGACCGTATCGTTGAGATCGGGCCGAAGCTGGCAAAGAAATATCCCCAGGCAGAATGTATTGCTCATCCCCATGGCCTGATTATGCCCGGCCTTATCAATACCCATACCCATGCAGCTATGTCCTGCTTTCGGGGACTGGCTGATGATCTACCCCTGATGGAATGGTTGCAGGAGCATATCTTTCCCAGAGAGGCCCAGCTGAACTCGGAGATCGTTTATCAGGCCACGTTGCTTTCCATCTGCGAGATGATTAAATCCGGCACCACGTCCTTTAATGATATGTATCTCTTTGCCAAGGACGTGGCCCGTGCTGCGGATCAATCCGGCATGCGTGCCTGGTTGGGCGAGGTCCTGTATGATTTTCCTTCACCCAACTACGGTGCGCTGGAGAGCGGTTTTACCTATACAGAGGAGTTGTTTGAACTGTACGCGGAAAATGAACTGATCACGGTCACGGTCAATCCCCATTCGGTGTACACCTGCTCCCCGGCCCTGCTGGAACGACTGGAGGCTCAGGCAGAAGAAAAGGATGCCCTCTATCATATTCATCTGGCGGAAAATCAGGATGAGGTCAACACCTGCATGGAACGATACGGATGCTCACCGGTCCGGCATCTGGAAAATTTGGGACTGCTCAATGAACGGGTTGTAGCAGCCCACGGGGTTATGGTTACTGAGGAGGAGATGGATTTGCTGGCAGAACGCAAGGTCAAGCTGGCCCATTGCCCGGAATCGAATATGAAGCTGGCATCAGGGATCGCACCTGTGCCTGCCATGTTAGAGAAAGGGCTCATTATTGGCCTGGGCACGGACGGCAGTGCTTCCAATAATAATGTGGATCTCTTCGGCGAGATGAATTCGGCAGCCAAAATGCATAAGGTAGCTCGAATGGATCCCACTGTGATGAATGCAGCCGCTACCCTCCATGCCGCGACCCAGGGTGGAGCTGCTTTGTTGGGAGCAGAAACCGAAATCGGCAGCATTGCCGTGGGGAAAAAAGCCGATCTGATTATGTTGGATATGGATCAACCGCATCTCACCCCGGTCTATAACCCCATTTCTCATCTGGTCTATGCAGCCGGAGGCGGAGATGTTATTCACTCAATTATCAATGGGCAGGTGGTTATGCGGGACCGGAAGCTGATGACGCTGGACGAGACAGCAATTATAAGGGAGATGCAGCGGATCGGAGAAGTGGTTCGGAAGATGGCGTAG
- a CDS encoding delta-class carbonic anhydrase: MDLKKTAQAFVIVSSAFGLLATAGCAKDTAHSGHTEGKGKVCEGFGPQTPRDIDSKVGENKRAFSLAPGYKDMNLCNIHFHVNAEHKAKDFSIYAGEGEHGHGGGYQCNDTKNLTKKELTPVDAKEGCAGVKPGDTIEVHWVHSSCDVTPGKGLGSCLSESCSNPDLRVETQVFLVVNDPEAMDFGAMTYGGNIVDGLHQAKSLPGDTGTPIEFPGSTTGPKYTQETCSPLQVTWSVRPQCAKIDISSLNAWCKDNVFEEDHAHGVRQLVTDPKLLSEIK, translated from the coding sequence ATGGATCTTAAGAAAACGGCACAGGCCTTTGTTATAGTATCTTCTGCTTTTGGATTACTTGCTACCGCAGGGTGCGCAAAAGACACAGCGCATTCAGGACATACCGAAGGAAAAGGAAAGGTATGCGAGGGCTTCGGACCACAGACACCAAGGGATATTGACAGCAAAGTCGGAGAGAACAAGCGAGCCTTTTCACTTGCCCCCGGCTATAAGGACATGAATCTCTGTAATATTCATTTTCATGTCAATGCCGAGCATAAAGCAAAAGACTTTTCTATTTATGCCGGTGAAGGTGAGCATGGTCACGGTGGCGGATACCAGTGTAACGACACCAAGAACCTCACCAAGAAAGAGCTGACTCCGGTTGATGCCAAGGAAGGATGCGCAGGCGTAAAACCTGGTGACACCATTGAGGTACATTGGGTCCACAGCTCCTGCGATGTAACACCGGGCAAGGGACTGGGTTCCTGCCTTTCCGAAAGCTGTTCAAATCCAGATCTGCGAGTGGAAACACAGGTTTTCCTGGTCGTCAATGATCCTGAAGCCATGGACTTCGGCGCAATGACGTATGGCGGTAATATTGTCGATGGACTGCATCAGGCAAAATCACTGCCTGGCGATACCGGAACTCCGATTGAGTTTCCAGGTTCCACAACTGGACCGAAATACACCCAAGAAACATGTTCACCTCTCCAGGTTACTTGGAGCGTTCGTCCGCAATGTGCTAAAATCGACATCAGCAGCCTGAATGCATGGTGCAAGGATAATGTCTTCGAGGAAGATCATGCTCACGGCGTACGGCAGCTCGTTACTGACCCGAAACTCCTGTCTGAAATCAAATAA